Genomic window (Mycolicibacterium smegmatis):
TTCGAAGCGCAACAAAAGTGGCAGCGGTCTCCCACGAGTGGCGGCGGCAGGTTAGAACACGTTCTATGGGCGCGGTCAACGCCGTCGCGCGACACGGACGCCCACTCCTGTCGGAGCGGGCGTCCGATAGCTGATGTCAACCCGCCGAGGAGCGGCGTCCAATGCGCCCCGCGGGAAACGTGTACCGACTGTCGAAAAACAGCAAATGGTCTGCGTGGAGTGCGCGATCACATCAACTTGTCGAGGGTGATCGGCAGATCGGTCATCCGGCGTCCGGTGGCGTTGAAGACGGCGTTGGCGACCGCCGCGGGTATCCCGACCACCACCAACTCGCCGATCCCCTTCACGCCGATCGGGTCGGCGATCAGATCCTCGCCCGGCAGGAACTCCGCGTCGAGGTCGGGCACGTCGGCGTTGACCGGCACCAGGTAGTCGGACATGTTGGCGTTGACGATCCGTCCGTCGCGGTGATCGAGGTGAGTCGCCTCGAGCAGCGCCGCCCCGATGCCCATCACCATGCCGCCGATGGCCTGGCTGTGCGCCAGCATCGGGTTCACGATGCGCCCGGCGTCGTAGCTCGCGAACATCCGTCGCACGCGCACCGTGCCCAGTGCCTCGTCGACCGCGACCTCTGCGAAGACCGCGCCGAAAGAATGCATCGAGAACCTGTCGTGCGGGCCGTCCGGCGTCCACTCCAGCTCGGCGGACAGTTCGTCGAGGCGGCGACGGCGCAGCAGCTCCTCGTACCGCTCGCCGCGGGCGGGTTCGCCGCGCGCGGCCATGCGGCCGTCGGCCACCTCGACGTCCGCGGGCGCCAGCCCGTGCAACGGCGACCCGGGATCGGTGACGGCCATGCGCACGAACCGGTCGCGCAGCATCATCCCTACGTTGTGGATCGACGAGCCCGCACTGGCCATCAGCCGGGATCCGGTCTGGGCCGGAGCCACCGGTAAGGCGCTGTCACCCAACTGGAACCGCACGCGATGCAGCGCGACACCGAGCGCGTCGGCGCCGACCTGGCTCATCGCGGTATAGGTACCGGGACCGATATCGCTCGCGCCGCACAGGATCTCGACGGTGCCGTCGTTACGAACCCGTGCCGATGCGGCACACGGACTGACGAGCGTGACGAAGCTGGCCGCCGACACGCCCAACCCGATGAGCTGTCGGCCCTCCCGCACCGAGCGGGGCACGGGATTGCGTCGCGACCACCCGAACGCCGCTGCTCCTGATCGCAGGCACTCGGTGAGCCGACGGCTGGAGAACGGTAGATTGTCCGTCTGATCGCGTGTGGGTTCGTTGCGTACTCGCAGTTCGATCGGGTCCATCGCGAGCCGGTGCGCGAGGTCGTCCATCGCAGACTCCAGCGCGAAGTTGCCCGAAAGGTGCCCCGGGCCGCGCATCTGATTGCCGGGGTGGACGTCGAGTTCGACAGTGCGCAACGCCGAACGCATGTTGGGCGCCTGATACATGTAACTCGCCGCGCCGGTCACGTTGTCGACGTACGGGCTGTACCGGGACACCTCCACAGCGCCTTCGTGCACGATG
Coding sequences:
- a CDS encoding xanthine dehydrogenase family protein molybdopterin-binding subunit, which translates into the protein MTAPQATPALAGRAVPRVDGRLKVTGQARYAADAEVPDALFAVLVGATVARGAVDAVHTDAARRAPEVVDVITDFDGLTLKYDPQQVCAFGQAVAVVVATTLEAATHAASLVAVRYSTQPQLTDMDAPDASDQNPTPTRDYSRGDADAALRGSAVVTDLRCSMERNNHNPMEINAVVARWEGDRLTVWDKVQSVSGARQQYADALGVPAENVRVISPFVGGAFGNAGQVWPHQAIAAHVARHVRRPVKLMLTRRHLYAVTGYRPRNRQRLAIGADRSGRITAIVHEGAVEVSRYSPYVDNVTGAASYMYQAPNMRSALRTVELDVHPGNQMRGPGHLSGNFALESAMDDLAHRLAMDPIELRVRNEPTRDQTDNLPFSSRRLTECLRSGAAAFGWSRRNPVPRSVREGRQLIGLGVSAASFVTLVSPCAASARVRNDGTVEILCGASDIGPGTYTAMSQVGADALGVALHRVRFQLGDSALPVAPAQTGSRLMASAGSSIHNVGMMLRDRFVRMAVTDPGSPLHGLAPADVEVADGRMAARGEPARGERYEELLRRRRLDELSAELEWTPDGPHDRFSMHSFGAVFAEVAVDEALGTVRVRRMFASYDAGRIVNPMLAHSQAIGGMVMGIGAALLEATHLDHRDGRIVNANMSDYLVPVNADVPDLDAEFLPGEDLIADPIGVKGIGELVVVGIPAAVANAVFNATGRRMTDLPITLDKLM